Proteins from a genomic interval of Corvus moneduloides isolate bCorMon1 chromosome 6, bCorMon1.pri, whole genome shotgun sequence:
- the TMEM179 gene encoding transmembrane protein 179: protein MALSNFLFAQCICYFLAFLFSFIVVVPLSENGNDFHGRCLLFTEGMWLNANLTVERQRFTVQEWGPEAACRFSIFTGLLSLLLATVQAWRTLFFLCKGHEDSFFYAFLNLLISAFVVFITFIASTIVSVGFNMWCDAITEKGSMPNSCEELQDIDLELNLENSAFYDQFAIAQFGLWAAWLTWLAITILAFLKVYHNYRQEDLLDSLIHEKELLLGRSPSRSSLQDDKSGMI, encoded by the exons ATGGCGCTCAGCAATTTCCTCTTCGCTCAGTGCATCTGCTATTTCCTGGCCTTTCTCTTCAGCTTCATCGTGGTGGTGCCACTCTCCGAGAATGGCAACGACTTCCACGGCCGGTGCCTGCTCTTCACCGAGGGCATGTGGCTCAACGCCAACCTGACGGTGGAGCGGCAGCGCTTCACGGTGCAGGAGTGGGGGCCCGAGGCCGCCTGCCGCTTTAGCATCTTCACCgggctcctctccctgctgctggccacagtGCAGGCCTGGAGGaccctcttcttcctctgcaaaGGGCACGAGGA CTCTTTCTTTTACGCCTTCCTGAATCTGCTGATCAGCGCCTTTGTGGTGTTCATCACATTTATTGCCAGCACTATAGTGAGTGTAGGATTTAACATGTGGTGTGATGCAATTACTGAAAAAGGAAGCATGCCAAATAG CTGTGAAGAATTGCAGGATATAGATCTTGAGCTGAACTTGGAAAACTCTGCTTTCTATGACCAGTTTGCTATTGCACAG TTTGGTCTCTGGGCTGCCTGGCTGACTTGGCTGGCAATTACCATTCTGGCTTTCCTGAAGGTTTATCACAACTACAGACAGGAGGACCTGCTAGATAGCCTGATCCATGAGAAGGAGCTGTTGCTAGGAAGATCCCCTTCACGATCCTCTTTGCAAGATGACAAAAGTGGCATGATCTAA